ATACGAGCAAAATTcagccaacaacaaaatctatCTTCAAACTCCAGCGTTACGCCTCGTGTCCGTGAGAAAAGGATTATTCAAAAAAGTTGTAGCAACAGAGCTTCATGCttggtttaaaacatttccttaaaGTGTTTTGTAGCTATTGGATGTGTACGCTGCTAAAAAGTGATCGtgaatatcatttttatttatgttgtataGTGCTCCTGTAAGTAGAAGTGAGAGAAGCATTATATGCTATGTTACATGATCTTGCTGGATTTATAAATCACCTGTTTTATAAACTGTATTTCAAGCTGCATCATGTCCGCTCCAAAGAAAGATGACCGAATGAAGGAGCCAGCTTCATTAGGAGATTCTTTTGCATTACTTTCTCCTACGATGTCATCGAATGCAAATGTAACGCGAATGCTGGAATATAAGGTACGGTATTAGAAATATGAAACATGACGGATTAAATTAACTACAactaaaattttcttcatacCAGCAATTCATATCTGCCAATGTCACTGTCTGTGTTGATCCTCCGACCCCTGTGCCAACGGTGGTGAATTTGCCATTGCAATCTAATGCTAATCTGCTACAGCACGTTGGTGGGAAACGTGTACACGCTGGGAGCTAAACCATCCAACAAGGATTAATTCAGGATAAGTCAGCGCCAACCAAAGGATTGAATGAAATGCCACAGCAGTCCCTCACCCTAACAGAGGGAGAAAAGATTATATTGAAAGAAGTGTTGATAATCAAGCGTCAGATACACGCAACTAGAAAATCAATAAGCAGTAAAATTGTATACATATTATGAACAGATCAACCAAGGATCTTTTGTGTTCACTTACTAACGATTGAAAAATATAGTATTCACTTACCAAAGCATATGGTGCATCGTCATTGGGCAAGCCACAGTCTTGAACCAGCAAGCAAGTTCCCAGTCTTGAATCACATTGTGCCACGTATTGTCGATTTTACGGTTGTGGCCTTGGTCGGTTACCAGAAGAATCTGCAATACTTTATTTTGGCGATACCATACTGGAACCTAAAAAGGGAACAATAGTTAACAATAGAGTAAACATGTTATTAATTCTAATGCCACGTAATCTTACATGGATGTGAATCCTATTAACACAATCATTACCTTCGTCAAAGGACGTACCGTAACATTAATCCGTATGGTAAGAAAAGATGGCTTCGGTGTCCATTATATGTTTTTCTATGCCATATCCGATCACATGATTCACAGTGCCGAAACTTGCTTGTTCCAACCATTTAATTGGACTGAACCTGAATCATTCTTCACATAATTTAACTccataaaaccataaaccatCGATCTTCACTGCTGCAGTTGCAGCATGGTAGCATGGCATGGCATCAGAACTGAGCTGCTTTCGTTGTAGGTGGTTTCGTTACACCTAAAAGAATAatcacaagaaaagaaaacaatgtttagccGTTAGATGTAACAATTAGTCAATTGAACTACAATTTCACCTTAGCAATTAATCAAGGGACATCCGGAAACATacattgttttggttgatcgcACCTGAATCATATTTCAGATAATTTAACTCCATAAAACCAGTGCATCGATCTTTACTGTTGCAGCTGCAGCATGGTAGGATTTTGACATCACAACTGAGCTGCTTTCGTTACACCTAAAAGAACAatcacaagaaaagaaaacaatgtttagccGTTAGATGTAATAATTACTCAATTAAACTACAATTTCACCTTAGCAATCAAAAGAGGGACATCCGGAAACATACATAGTTTTGGTTGATCGTCGCTGGACGCTAATACTGCTCCGTATGTTATCCGGACTGTTCCGGATAGTAGATACTGCTCCACATATTAACCAGACAGTACAAGGAGGATAATTCGTAACGTCGGCAGCCACATAGTCATACTTACGTAAATTCTTCGGCCGGCAAGGCTAAAATGCGCAAAACACGGGACAAATCAACTAACAGGATCCATACATACCTGCAGTTAAAACTAAATACAAGGCACTAATCCGATTGGAAAAAGATTCCTGCAATGCACACTAGATAGATAATCACACTATAATTCTTTCCACTAAAATAAACAGCATAAACTAcactttttaacaaaaatatcacaacGAAACGATACGATGTTGAAGCGtcgcaaaaaccaaaacaaacaacatggtTGACAGCTTAGACGATCAGCGATGACGAAGAAGGAGAATGAGAAAAACGATGAGAGCTAGGGCAAACGTTCATTCCGGGCGCAGTTTTGCCCAACACCTTCACTCGTCGCATGCTGTTCCACAGTCCGCATACCACCTCCCCATGCAGCGCCCAGACCTTATCGGGCTGAGAACCCAAAAGTTCACTCGAAATGACTTCGAATGCCGGTTGGGTTGTTGGGTCGGGAACtgtctgtatttttttcaCCAGATACAACACCCAGTGAAAAGGGTTATTGAATCCACGAGTACCAGTTATAACCGACATGTCAAACTAAGCAACTGAAATTTGATCCTGCTTGCATTGGAACTTTCTCAGTGTTGTAAATGTTTATCAGCGTTGAAGTTCTAGAACACTATAGAACACCTATAAAAATGCCGAAAAAGAACGGATTCTTTTACTTTATGCTGGAGTACCAACAGCGTAAACAAGCGGAAGGACACCCAGCTCGTAAGATGGCCCTAATTACAACAGAAGCGGGTAAAATTTGGGAAGTAAGTTAGAATAGAACGCAAATTCCAGTTGCGCAGACGCTTCCGCTAAATAACATAAGCCATGATCTCATCACAGAAAATGAACGCCGAACAACGTGGACCATACAACCAGCAGGCAAAGAATGCCCAAAACCAAGGAGGGCTGGAGAAGTTAAACTGTTTAGGGATTGCTATTTCCGAGATTGACAACCAGCTGCGTTCAAAGGAAGAGCATGCCCAAATGATAACAAAGCTCGTCGCCGATCGGGTAGCGAGTGCCGAGTCTCGGAAAGGTAAGACTTTTGTAACCGATGGAAATGGTCTGAAACGGCTTCCCTGCTAACTCCAATCTATTTGCAGAATTGGCAACGGAAGTGGTGTACATTATTTCACTTTCGTATTTTGGCCATACGATGCAACATAAGTACATTCCGGCCGAGCTAGGTGTGGTTAAGTACAATCTGCAGAGTGGCGTAATGGATCGGCTGCATCTGTATTTCAATCCTGGTGAAATACCGCTCGGAGCTGCACATTCGATGCAAACccacacgaaacaaacacatcaacTTCCTCTGCCTCCGAATGCCTGGGGAACAACGGACAAGAATGAAATCGCTGTGAAATTGATTAGTTTTTTGGGAGCGGACGATGAAATACCTCCGCTTTTTACGGATGAAGAAACGTTACCTATAGTGGAAGGCATGCTTCGTGATTTGCTGGATGATTGCATCGAGAACAAGATGCTGTACGTGTGCTCTATGGCAGAATTGTTCTGCTTCTTGAAACAAGCTACGGAACGGCACTTTGAGGGAACGGCAACCTTTCCATCCACCCTAATGGCGCAACATATACTTAAAATGGATAGCTATGGCTTCGCATTAGGTATCAGCTGCGAATATCACGAAAGAGAGCTCAATATGTTGAATTGTGCCTTGTCCCAGGCTACGCGTTGGGCGTACACACTTTCTAAGTATTGCTGCCTACAAATGGGCATTGAATGTGTCCCCGGAAAGCATATCCCTCCGGATCCTTCTGCAGGTGACGATAAGCTATCAAAACCACCGACTACAAGTGAATCAAATCCGCTGGAAAAGCCTGCAACTTCACATGATGCATCTGCCGGAGACAAAGTAACCTCTCCGAAACAGGGTCCAAACTGgttcaacaaaataaaaatgaaatctaGATCTAAAGATGAGCCGTCATATAAACCGGTCGTAGGTAGTGTATCATACGCGCCGCAAAAAGGTGGTGTTGTTGCCTATACCGGCGTCAACCTAGCAACAGACGCCTTTTACGAACAGGAGCAGAACAGCGAAAATATGTTCCCCTCATTGCTCCAGTCCATGGCGCCTACTGTAAAAGAGCGTGGACACGCAAAACAGCGCGGTGGCAACTCCCGACGAGCTGTTCGTGGACGAACATTACAACAGTGAACAACAATGCGGAAATGAAGGTTGGCGATGATGTGTTAACATTTTCTCATCGCTTCTCAACCTTAAGCCTAAAATCAAAATGTAGTTaaccttttcttttacttttattacaATGATCTTTTTTCCAGCTATGCGTTATTTCTTGACACAAACATCGTACAATATTGTACTGTTCTGTTGTCTTTAGGCACGAAAGTATATGTTTAACACTCAATCATTCTGATTGAAATCACATGTATTCACATATTTACAACTGATAATTCAACTATATATGATTTATTCTTTGTTATGCTTTCACGTTTGGGTTAGAATACAGCAAAAGTTTTCTTCAAACTAGGGGGGTTTCGTTGttacgttttattatttttgttcaacGGTGATCAATATTGATATGATTTTTATGAGTATAATTATAACTAACGTACCTCCACATAAACTGCAAGTTCGAAAGCtgtgaaaatatttacattggGGTGTTTAAATAGCTTTGTTCTACCCTACGTTATGCAGTGTACTGGTGTGTTTCATTGAAACGTGCGAAAAAGTAATTCGTAGAATGCTTTTAGGGGAAACGAACATAGAGTCCAGGATTTATTGTAGCTAGTTCCCggtattttttggtttttaacttattaatttaaatttaatacaatAAACTTACTGAACTAGCCAGCTCCAAAATCTATTGCTCCCAACTGTATAGAATGCTCGGTAGCGTCCTCTAGCGAATgatagaaaaagaataatttataGCACCGCTATAAAATTTCAACATCTTGGAATATCATTTTCTTTCTAGGCCAGTGGCCGTCAAACTGCTGGGAGCAAAAGAGCCAAATAAACTAGAACGTCGGTTACTCGGGCAACTGCGGACCGGTCAAATTCCGGTTAATCGATTTTCAGGGATAATATGAAATTCAGCTTTGTACGTGCAATAATTCAACAAGAAAATatcatgaaaatataaaaaaattcatATGCTTTTAATATTAGAAGCTactttttatataaaattttgcatttcatttccattttacaccatttttcattttccatgaAATTTAACTAGATCAACTCTTTATAGAAAACTCTCAAGTTACAACTCAACTGGTTAAATggttaaacattcaaaactattctactagctgtcatttGTTACCTCACGGATAACCAGCCCACCGGATAATCGGCGTTCTACTGTAttataaaaatacacattgtatgagtttaaaaaaactaaaacatgaAATATGATACTCAATCTTCAAAATGTTACATGAGATGTGAGAATGAAACACAATAGAAGAGCCACATACGGCTTGCGAGTCTGACTGACGTACCAGCTTGCCAGCGAATCTCACCATGGTAGAATCTGCCTGGGAAGCAAGCACGTTGACGCATACGATCTATAGGTTGTGCAGGTGACGTAATTTTAGACAGCAACTTTTACATCGCTTGGAATCTGAAGGCAAATTGTCAACTCCAACGATCTTGAAGAATCCACCAAGACTTGATAGATGAGCATGATGCTTAAATTATACAAGTGATgatgaatttataaaaaaaaacgaatacacTTCTCTTTCAAATTATGTAAAGTTTGCTTGGTTTGTCATCAACGATTTGTTAAAGttacaaataatttatgttgaaTCGAAAAATAACACCTTTTCAACTTCTTACAAACTTAAGCTTCTTGTTCACTTCAATATAATGACAACTTACCGTTTATTACGCCCTTGTCAATACGGCCCGGTTATTTCCCAACAGTGCTTATTTCCAATCAAACGTACATTCAATCAAGTTTTCAAACCGAATGAAAGTCAACCATCGTCCTATCGCTTGAATCGATTAGCTTTTCGATCTGTTCTCCCTGCCAGTCATCAATGAAAATTGCACATTCGgctattttatttcaaatgttaaACACGCCTGTCGATAAACAATTCTGTGCCATtcgcttcgttttgttttggccaAACTGTAGTGATTATCTAAACCACAACAACGACCCACTATACGAATCGCACACGAGGTGCACGTGGTATTGCTTTGATATGCAATCGAAACCGTGCCAAATTGTTCCCAGGCATTCAATTTTCTAAACGATTTCGaacgttttgggtttttttttattattgtaccGCACTGAACACACAGCTTCCTTCACACCTTTGCTGGAACGCGACACTAAAATTGTCCTGATCGTGCTGGGTGTGAATCGGTCCCTTTTGGATACGAACCGTCGgttgcaaaaaagcaaacgatggCCATTTGCCAATATCTATAAAGCAATTTATACCAATTCGAATGGCGATTGTTTTTTCGTCGTTGCCACTTTCCATAGTGTCCTCCTCTCGACTCTCGATCATCATGCCAACATCAGACCAGGCAGTAACACTGCAGTGGACGAGGCACCGGAACATCAAGACCAACCGGAAGTGTTCCATTGACGCACGCTAGTAATCGGGAATCGGAGTTTTTGCCAGCCATTTCCATTCCCGTGAGCCATTATGCCCGAAAACCCCAGTCGGATCAGgtgtaaatgtttttgttattcactttgtttgtttgctactcACATGTTGTGAGCATCGATATGAgaaccattttccaccgtctGGTCGGTGCGGTTCAAAAACTCGTTCCATTTTCGGTATTGGGAAGCAGTACGATTGAGGGGCTGAAAGATGGACGAACCGAGCCCGCACATGGCATGTTGGTGGGTAGTTTTCCCAGGACACCGTCTCCAGTTTTCAATTgcgatatgttttttttcccggcCCAATTTGTGCAATATCTGGACACGCAAATTTACGAGGTGAAACACAATACGATACCTGTCCGGGCTTGGTCCAAATATTCTATCTTGCGGAAAatggtgcttttgtttgtgtttcgttatTATAGCGCAACTTTCGAATACTAATTCGAATTGATGAATTATTTCAGTCTATCTGTCTataataatgtttaattaatattgtaGTCAAACTAGTAGCTCTATTGGATGTTGCGGTTTGAAGATTTCAATCGatattaaaaaaggaaaaaaaagtaaaacaaggcAGAAGAAGGCAATAACCCTAATCACGATTCAGACCAAATAACATAATAAAGGACCACGCTATTGGATGACGGAACATTACACAGCAAcacggccgagtacacccggaaTGAGgcgacctttcactgtttggagaaggaaatgtcttcaaacgaatgtggaTTGTACCATAGATTAAGTCTCTCTTAGTTATTAGCAAAACGGCCTGGTCGTCactcttgaataaaaaatgaagaaagaatTATTCGAATACGAAAGAACAATGTACAAGTAATCCCctagatacgcggttcctcttatacgtgGATTtagagatacgcggtttttagAAATTCGAACACTTGAACCAATTTAATTATGCTGATCGAAATTCAAAATTGATCGAAAATACCTTcgtttgttatttaaaacatttattttcaatttattttgatgttttctttcaaaaagttgtctgatttgctgaataaataaagtgcAGGGAAGGAAATCAACTTTGTAACTTGGAAGTATAAACGGGTTTACTTCCGggttcgacttacgcggaaatttcCCGGGTTGtggcggtccgctataatagcgtatctcggggactgcctgaatttatttatttttttaattttttttttatgataaggATATTCAGATAATTGATTCAGACTTAGtgataattgaaaaaaggaacgccAATTAACGATATCATGGGACTGCAGTATGTACCTGACGATCGAGgagttaatattttattaaacatttaaatgtttaatgttcagtttacaaaaaaaaaaggaaaataattttgtacaattaCGTCCGAATAGTGCGATAAAGCAACAATAAATTGGTGGTACTATATAACAACATATTCTTTGATTAAATTGTTCTGTAACATCCAAATTCAAGCCGGAGAAATGTATAAGAAAATATTTCTAATTCGATACAGTAACCATGCCAAGCATCTTACTCGTGACATGTAAAAATGCTAAATAAATGTGCCAG
This Anopheles marshallii chromosome 3, idAnoMarsDA_429_01, whole genome shotgun sequence DNA region includes the following protein-coding sequences:
- the LOC128712409 gene encoding protein maelstrom homolog — translated: MPKKNGFFYFMLEYQQRKQAEGHPARKMALITTEAGKIWEKMNAEQRGPYNQQAKNAQNQGGLEKLNCLGIAISEIDNQLRSKEEHAQMITKLVADRVASAESRKELATEVVYIISLSYFGHTMQHKYIPAELGVVKYNLQSGVMDRLHLYFNPGEIPLGAAHSMQTHTKQTHQLPLPPNAWGTTDKNEIAVKLISFLGADDEIPPLFTDEETLPIVEGMLRDLLDDCIENKMLYVCSMAELFCFLKQATERHFEGTATFPSTLMAQHILKMDSYGFALGISCEYHERELNMLNCALSQATRWAYTLSKYCCLQMGIECVPGKHIPPDPSAGDDKLSKPPTTSESNPLEKPATSHDASAGDKVTSPKQGPNWFNKIKMKSRSKDEPSYKPVVGSVSYAPQKGGVVAYTGVNLATDAFYEQEQNSENMFPSLLQSMAPTVKERGHAKQRGGNSRRAVRGRTLQQ